From one Streptomyces sp. N50 genomic stretch:
- the gltX gene encoding glutamate--tRNA ligase: MSSVASAPVRVRFCPSPTGNPHVGLVRTALFNWAFAKHHQGTLVFRIEDTDAARDSEESYDQLLDSLRWLGFDWDEGPEVGGPHAPYRQSQRMDIYKDVAQKLQDAGRAYHCYCSTEELDARRDAARAAGKPSGYDGHCRDLSAEQIDAYKAEGRTPIVRFRMPDETITFTDLVRGELTFTAENVPDYGIVRANGAPLYTLVNPVDDALMEITHVLRGEDLLSSTPRQIALYKALIDLGIAKQIPSFGHLPYVMGEGNKKLSKRDPESSLNLYRERGFLPEGLLNYLSLLGWSLAADRDVFSMDEMVAAFEISDVNPNPARFDLKKCEAINADHIRLLDVKDFTERCAPWLKAPFAPWAPEDFDEAKWQAVAPHAQTRLKVLSEITDNVDFLFLAEPVEDEASWTKAMKEGSDALLRTAREKLESADWTSSESLKEAVLAAGETHGLKLGKAQAPVRVAVTGRTIGLPLFESLEILGKEKTLARIDAALAKLAA, translated from the coding sequence TTGTCAAGCGTGGCTAGCGCACCCGTACGCGTCCGTTTCTGCCCCTCGCCGACCGGTAACCCGCACGTGGGCCTGGTCCGCACCGCCCTGTTCAACTGGGCGTTCGCCAAGCACCACCAGGGCACCCTGGTCTTCCGCATCGAGGACACCGACGCGGCCCGCGACTCCGAGGAGTCGTACGACCAACTGCTCGACTCGCTGCGCTGGCTGGGCTTCGACTGGGACGAGGGCCCCGAGGTCGGCGGCCCGCACGCGCCGTACCGCCAGTCGCAGCGGATGGACATCTACAAGGACGTCGCCCAGAAGCTCCAGGACGCCGGCCGCGCCTACCACTGCTACTGCTCCACGGAGGAGCTGGACGCCCGCCGCGACGCCGCCCGCGCCGCCGGAAAGCCGTCCGGCTACGACGGCCACTGCCGCGACCTCAGCGCCGAGCAGATCGACGCCTACAAGGCCGAGGGCCGCACGCCGATCGTCCGCTTCCGGATGCCCGACGAGACGATCACCTTCACGGACCTGGTCCGAGGCGAGCTGACGTTCACCGCGGAGAACGTGCCGGACTACGGCATCGTCCGGGCCAACGGCGCCCCGCTGTACACGCTCGTCAACCCGGTCGACGACGCCCTGATGGAGATCACCCACGTCCTCCGTGGGGAGGACCTGCTCTCCTCCACCCCGCGCCAGATCGCCCTCTACAAGGCGCTGATCGACCTGGGCATCGCGAAGCAGATCCCGTCCTTCGGGCACCTCCCGTACGTGATGGGCGAGGGCAACAAGAAGCTCTCCAAGCGCGACCCGGAGTCCTCGCTCAACCTCTACAGGGAGCGCGGTTTCCTGCCCGAGGGACTGCTCAACTACCTTTCCCTGCTGGGCTGGTCGCTCGCCGCCGACCGGGATGTCTTCTCGATGGACGAGATGGTCGCGGCCTTCGAGATCTCCGACGTGAACCCGAACCCGGCGCGCTTCGACCTGAAGAAGTGCGAGGCGATCAACGCCGACCACATCCGCCTGCTCGACGTGAAGGACTTCACCGAGCGCTGCGCCCCCTGGCTGAAGGCGCCGTTCGCCCCCTGGGCGCCGGAGGACTTCGACGAGGCCAAGTGGCAGGCGGTCGCGCCGCACGCGCAGACCCGCCTGAAGGTGCTCTCCGAGATCACGGACAACGTCGACTTCCTGTTCCTGGCGGAGCCGGTCGAGGACGAGGCGTCCTGGACGAAGGCCATGAAGGAGGGCTCGGACGCCCTTCTCCGCACGGCCCGCGAGAAGTTGGAGTCCGCGGACTGGACCTCGTCCGAGTCCCTGAAGGAGGCCGTCCTGGCCGCCGGTGAGACCCACGGTCTCAAGCTCGGCAAGGCGCAGGCCCCGGTCCGCGTCGCCGTCACCGGCCGCACGATCGGC